A genomic window from Chanodichthys erythropterus isolate Z2021 chromosome 1, ASM2448905v1, whole genome shotgun sequence includes:
- the si:dkey-109l4.3 gene encoding uncharacterized protein si:dkey-109l4.3, giving the protein MDPNALLSSNVCQTHMKWVNGFTEMSPICLPSKRKRNDVNNVNGNEDEGPKGFPSKESLRKRGFVSIDGQRGVYYSESWEPNGSTLYLPVNGTLLANIEKYDQISFEQGCFCIGNAAGGFQQKVQGQAIHCWRYSERERKLFIALSYLFTNLQVFQDVVSALDCL; this is encoded by the exons ATGGATCCCAATGCACTACTGTCCAGTAATGTTTGTCAGACACATATGAAATGGGTTAATGGATTTACTGAGATGTCGCCCATCTGTTTACCCAGTAAACGTAAACGAAATGATGTGAATAATGTAAATGGAAACGAAGACGAGGGTCCAAAGGGTTTTCCCTCCAAAGAAAGCTTGAGGAAGC GTGGTTTTGTCTCGATTGATGGCCAGAGAGGTGTTTACTACTCCGAGAGCTGGGAGCCCAATGGAAGCACTTTATACCTGCCTGTAAATGGCACTTTGTTAGCTAACAttgaaaaatatgatcagatcaGCTTTGAGCAGGGATGCTTCTGCATTGGCAATGCAGCTGGTGGATTTCAACAGAAAGTCCAAG GTCAAGCGATCCATTGCTGGCGATATAGTGAACGTGAGCGAAAGCTTTTCATTGCACTGTCTTACTTGTTCACAAACTTGCAA GTGTTCCAGGACGTTGTCAGCGCTCTTGATTGTCTCTGA
- the grhpra gene encoding glyoxylate reductase/hydroxypyruvate reductase, with protein MSAQQMMKVFVTRRIPQEGMKILQKAGMCNLSVWDSDEPVPRVELLKGVAGAHGILCLLSDKIDTEVLDAAGPNLKVISTLSVGFDHLAIDEIKKRGIRVGYTPDVLTDATAELTVALLLATARRLPEGVEEVKNGGWSTWKPLWLCGYGLSGSTVGVIGLGRIGLAIARRLKPFGVKRLLYTGRQPKPQAQEVDGEYVPLDTLLSECDFVVVSCSLTPDTQNLCDKTFFSKMKKTSIFINTSRGAVVNQEDLFEALSSGQIAAAGLDVTTPEPLPTDHPLLTLKNCVVLPHIGSATYSTRGVMSALTANNLLAGLTGSEMPSELKL; from the exons ATGAGCGCACAGCAGATGATGAAAGTGTTCGTGACGAGACGCATTCCTCAGGAGGGCATGAAAATACTCCAAAAAGCCGGCAT GTGTAATTTGTCAGTGTGGGACTCTGATGAGCCTGTGCCCCGGGTAGAGCTTCTGAAGGGGGTGGCAGGTGCTCATGGGATTCTCTGTTTACTCTCAGACAAAATTGATACTGAGGTCTTGGATGCGGCTG GACCCAACTTGAAAGTGATCAGCACTCTCTCTGTTGGATTTGACCACCTTGCTATAGATGAGATAAAGAAACG AGGGATAAGAGTAGGCTACACTCCTGATGTTTTGACAGATGCTACTGCTGAGCTGACAGTGGCTCTGCTCTTGGCCACTGCCCGACGTCTTCCCGAGGGTGTAGAAGAAGTGAAAAA TGGCGGCTGGAGTACATGGAAGCCTCTGTGGCTGTGTGGTTATGGTCTTTCGGGCAGCACTGTTGGGGTGATTGGATTGGGCCGCATAG GTTTGGCCATTGCAAGGCGACTGAAGCCGTTTGGTGTGAAGAGACTGCTGTACACAGGCAGACAACCCAAACCTCAGGCCCAAGAGGTTGATGGGGAATATG TGCCATTAGACACTCTGTTGAGTGAGTGTGATTTTGTGGTGGTGTCCTGTTCTTTGACTCCTGACACTCAGAACCTTTGTGACAAAACCTTCTTTAGCAAGATGAAGAAAACATCAATCTTTATCAACACCAGCAG AGGGGCAGTTGTGAATCAAGAGGACTTGTTTGAAGCCCTCAGCAGTGGTCAGATCGCAGCAGCGGGGCTTGACGTCACAACCCCTGAACCTCTGCCCACTGACCACCCACTGCTGACCCTTAAAAACTGTG TGGTCCTCCCTCACATTGGCAGCGCCACCTACTCCACGCGTGGTGTCATGAGTGCACTCACTGCAAACAACTTGCTGGCAGGCCTGACAGGCTCTGAAATGCCTAGTGAGCTGAAACTGTAG
- the slc30a9 gene encoding proton-coupled zinc antiporter SLC30A9, mitochondrial, with the protein MYCKLRQVLRCLLTLVHRECKRSGGLMVVTRALCESPAILTVSAAGAWCSKVSESALKEAMERLSSQVPPCECVHQEELQMFTDNFGSLFFTYSFHATSQSVEEEQAKIQTFLHRLSLVHAQVEIIFEIRTDSTTHKQMFSAVTGSKVSVMDHSISMDIAAYGQNPFSVRRFPSCPQMHPVLGDAMNCVLPTDIIEAGLCGEMSMVTMATLAPCMDQYSNWPIHLSSIRILVYTPCGMPLMQQTQMSFLQSLASSLSWADLGLSKVCCMEAQNIQGCLCSDVEFSVETDYSQETRCSDAVEQTLTVFIFTQYSDLFRSQIPDFISSEELFERHLDAVFWYNGDQVRATLQSTMIKTLKGFQQRHAARQKLDSAISIVLSSVNSIIASSSSGEFRRACFDSMRVKSSCELHVSLQESLQSVVDGRFAPKRTCNNEMVEEAVSTEQCSLDSWEKGFENLPELSSKRIYHDLESFSFIPEKKQCSEPFSEYSDTFVKSTFEAANIQRSPLSPIQLPQSQQTGMIADIPSALSLAKLNNEQVEKQWLQEIQCVSPGLATERMFPCLAHRPWKVLCRVYLQHRAPLSQRPFKIAKPCFGWQSGEGVHKLWFSFPDSRVTSLTWTQVQNCSTSSGGKDGSPAGPVEPKPTENTQAAQPSAKIAGAKVSSDSKPQGLTKAESIQVKVRAVLKKREYGVKYTQNNFITAVRAMNEFCLKPSDLEQLRKIRRRSPHDDTEAFTVFLRSDVEAKALDVWGSQEALTRERNLRKAVEKEYQESTFRNQQLLKEYKDFWGNTKPRSRKRATFLEGPGKVVMVAICINGLNFFFKLLAWVYTGSASMFSEAIHSLADTCNQALLALGISQSARNPDAIHPYGFSNMRYIASLISGVGIFMMGAGLSWYHGIMGLLHPQQMESLLWAYCILAGSLVSEGATLLVAINEIKKSARKQGVSFYEYVMQSRDPSTNVVLLEDAAAVLGVMLAAGCMGLTSLTGNPYYDSLGSLGVGTLLGTVSAFLIYTNTEALLGRSIQAEHVQKLTELLENDPAVRAIHDVKATDLGLSKVRFKAEVDFDGRVVTRSYLEKQDIEQILNEIQQVKTPEELENFMLKHGENIIDTLGAEVDRLEKELKQRNPEVRHVDLEIL; encoded by the exons ATGTACTGCAAATTACGACAG GTTTTGAGGTGTTTATTGACTTTAGTTCATCGCGAGTGTAAACGGTCAGGAGGTCTGATGGTCGTCACGAGGGCGCTCTGTGAATCTCCGGCGATTTTAACTG TATCTGCTGCTGGTGCTTGGTGTAGTAAAGTTTCTGAGTCTGCTTTGAAGG AGGCTATGGAAAGACTTTCTTCACAGGTCCCACCCTGTGAGTGTGTTCATCAGGAGGAGCTTCAGATGTTTACTGACAATTTTGGGTCTTTATTTTTTACCTATTCTTTTCAT GCTACTAGTCAGTCAGTGGAGGAAGAACAGGCGAAGATCCAAACATTTCTGCACAGACTCAGTCTGGTTCATGCGCAG GTGGAAATCATCTTTGAGATTAGGACAGATTCAACTACACACAAGCAAATGTTCAG TGCAGTGACAGGAAGTAAAGTTTCAGTGATGGATCACAGCATTTCTATGGACATTGCCGCATACGGACA GAATCCATTTTCTGTGCGACGTTTCCCATCCTGTCCACAAATGCACCCAGTATTGGGAGACGCAATGAATTGTGTGCTCCCCACTGACATAATAGAGGCTGGACTGTGTGGGGAAATGAGCATGGTTACCATGGCAACACTTGCACCCTGTATGGATCAGTATTCCAACTGGCCCATTCATCTCTCAAGCATACGG ATACTAGTGTACACTCCATGTGGCATGCCTCTAATGCAACAAACACAGATGAGTTTCCTCCAGAGTTTGGCTTCTTCACTCTCCTGGGCAGATCTCGGCCTTTCTAAAGTCTGTTGTATGGAAGCACAAAACATCCAGG GCTGTCTGTGTTCTGATGTAGAATTCTCTGTTGAAACCGACTACAGTCAGGAAACAAGATGTAGTGATGCTGTAGAACAGACTCTGACTGTCTTCATTTTCACTCAGTACTCTGACCTCTTCCGCTCCCAGATCCCTGACTTTATAA GCAGTGAGGAACTTTTCGAGAGACACTTGGATGCAGTTTTTTGGTACAACGGTGATCAAGTGAGGGCGACTCTACAGTCTACCATGATAAAAACTCTGAAAGGATTCCAGCAAAGACATGCT GCCAGGCAGAAGTTGGATTCTGCCATATCCATCGTCTTGAGCTCAGTGAACAGTATAATTGCCAGCAGCAGCAGTGGAGAGTTTCGAAGAGCCTGTTTTGATAGCATGAGG GTCAAGAGCTCCTGTGAGTTACATGTATCTCTTCAAGAGTCGCTTCAAAGCGTTGTGGATGGGCGCTTTGCTCCAAAGCGCACGTGTAACAATGAAATG GTGGAGGAGGCTGTAAGCACTGAACAATGTAGTCTTGACAGCTGGGAGAAAG GGTTTGAAAATCTGCCAGAACTGTCTTCTAAGAGGATTTACCATGACCTTGAATCCTTCAGCTTTATCCCGGAGAAGAAGCAATGCTCAGAGCCATTCTCTGAGTATTCAGACACCTTCGTGAAGAGTACCTTTGAGGCAGCAAACATCCAGAGAAGTCCTCTGTCCCCTATACAGCTTCCTCAAAGTCAGCAAACTGGAATGATCGCAGACATACCCTCAGCGCTGAGCCTGGCTAAACTAAATAATGAACAG GTGGAGAAGCAGTGGCTTCAAGA GATTCAGTGTGTGTCTCCAGGACTTGCCACAGAGAGGATGTTCCCCTGCCTGGCCCATAGACCATGGAAAGTCCTCTGCCGGGTCTACCTGCAACACCGAGCCCCTCTGTCTCAGAGACCATTCAAAATAGCAAAGCCATGTTTTG GTTGGCAAAGTGGAGAGGGGGTTCACAAACTCTGGTTTAGCTTCCCTGATTCCAGAGTCACTTCCTTAACGTGGACACAGGTCCAGAACTGTTCCACATCAAGCGGTGGTAAAGACGGATCTCCAGCAGGCCCTGTAGAGCCAAAACCCACTGAGAACACACAAGCTGCACAGCCCTCTGCAAAAATAGCTG GTGCTAAAGTTAGCTCTG ATTCCAAACCTCAAGGTCTGACGAAAGCAGAGAGTATTCAAGTGAAAG tacggGCTGTCCTGAAAAAAAGGGAATATGGCGTCAAATACACCCAGAATAATTTCATCACCGCAGTTAGAGCTATGAACGAGTTCTGCCTCAAACCCAG TGACCTTGAGCAGCTTAGGAAAATCCGTCGACGTAGTCCCCATGATGATACAGAAGCCTTTACCGTCTTCCTGCGATCAGATGTGGAGGCAAA AGCGCTGGATGTATGGGGAAGTCAAGAGGCACTCACTCGAGAGAGGAATCTCAGGAAAGCGGTGGAAAAGGAGTACCAAGAAA GCACATTTAGAAATCAGCAGCTGTTGAAGGAATACAAAGACTTCTGGGGAAACACAAAG CCTCGGTCTAGGAAGAGAGCAACATTTCTAGAAGGACCGGGAAAAGTGGTGATGGTAGCGATATGCAT AAATGGCCTGAATTTTTTCTTCAAGCTGTTGGCGTGGGTTTATACGGGATCTGCCAGTATGTTTTCAGAAGCCATCCACTCACTGGCTGACACCTGCAATCAG GCTCTTCTTGCACTAGGCATCAGTCAGTCTGCCCGGAACCCAGATGCCATCCATCC GTACGGCTTCTCCAACATGCGTTACATCGCTTCTCTCATCAGCGGAGTGGGCATCTTCATGATGGGTGCTGGCTTGTCCTGGTATCATGGCATTATGGGACTCCTGCACCCTCAGCAAATGGAATCACTGCTCTGG GCATACTGTATTTTAGCAGGGTCTCTGGTATCTGAAGGAG CTACACTATTAGTGGCCATTAATGAGATTAAGAAGAGTGCACGTAAACAAGGCGTGTCCTTTTATGAGTACG TGATGCAAAGTCGTGACCCCAGCACTAACGTGGTCCTGTTGGAGGACGCTGCTGCTGTGCTCGGAGTGATGCTGGCAGCTGGATGTATGGGACTTACATCTCTTACAG GTAACCCCTACTATGACAGTCTCGGTTCTCTGGGCGTGGGCACCCTGTTAGGAACAGTGTCTGCGTTCCTCATTTACACTAACACAGAGGCTCTGCTGGGCCGCTCCATCCAGGCCGAGCATGTGCAGAAGCTCACAGAGTTATTAGAAAACGATCCTGCTGTCAG GGCGATTCATGATGTCAAAGCCACAGATTTGGGGCTGAGCAAAGTGCGCTTCAAGGCGGAGGTGGACTTTGATGGGCGGGTGGTGACACGCTCCTACCTAGAGAAGCAAGACATTGAACAGATTCTCAAC GAAATTCAGCAGGTGAAGACACCAGAGGAGCTGGAGAACTTTATGCTGAAGCACGGGGAGAACATTATTGATACCTTAGGAGCAGAGGTGGACCGTCTGGAGAAGGAACTTAAG CAACGTAATCCTGAGGTGCGGCATGTGGATCTGGAgattttataa
- the tomm5 gene encoding mitochondrial import receptor subunit TOM5 homolog codes for MFKIEGLGPKMDPEEMKKKMREDVMTSVRNFLIYVALLRVTPYVLKKLDSI; via the exons ATGTTTAAAATCGAGGGTCTTGGGCCGAAGATGGACCCGGAGgagatgaagaaaaaaatgcgCGAGGATGTTATGACGTCTGTTCGCAACTTTCTGATTTATGTTGCGCTTCTGCGAGTCA cACCCTATGTTTTGAAGAAGCTTGATAGCATATGA